The stretch of DNA TGCCGTCGTCATAGCGGACGAAGCCAACGCCGTGGTCAATGTGACAGGTGATGCGACCTTTGTCGCTAGCCAGAGCATCGTGTTGGCCGATGCCGACAACCCAGGCGGCTCCAATTCTCTGACGGTCGGCGGCGTGGCGACGTTTGTCACCGGCAACTATTTTGGCGCTCTGCGAGTTGGTGCGACGGAGGATGGCGCCCCCTCTGCCGCCGTCTTCCAAGCCGGCGGCCTCCGTTTCTCCGCGCCGAACGGCGTCGTCCAGATCGCCGAGGACGACGGCACGCACTTGGTAGATTGGAGGACGACTCCGGTGTCGCCGCTCATCGTCAGGCCGCGGACGGTGACCGAGGCGCGGGTTATCGAACTATCAAGCGCCGGCGGCATCACCGACGCCGACGGCGCCGTCGTCTTCGCTACGGGATGGAACGGTTCGGAACGCGTTTACGGCTATAGTGGTGCAACGGCCACGTTCGTCGCCGCCGAGTCGATCACGCTCGCCGATGGCGGGGCCGACAACAAGCTGATGGTCGATGGCCTGTTGACGCTGGTTTCGACGGCGGCTTCGGGGCAACGGATCGATGTCGGCGTCACGCCTACCGGCGGTATGGCGAATGCAGAGTTCATCGCGGGGAGCGTCCGCTTCTGGGCGCCCGAAGGCGCGGTGCGGCTTGTGGAAGACACGGCTATCAATCTTGGTGGGGCGACCTACTCCGAAAACTACGGCACGATGATCGGTAGTTGGGCGACCGGCGCCGAATCACCGCTTTTCCCGAGCTCTGTGGTCTCGAATCGGGCCGGCACACTTGACCTCGTCTCGTACTGGATTGCCGACGAGTCTAACGCGGTCGTCGAAGTCTCGGGCGACGCCGGTTTCCGAGCGATAGGTCCCTCGATTGGAAGCCCATTGATCCAACTCGCCGACGGAGGCGTCAGCAACGCGCTCCGCGTCGGCGGGGTCGCGACCTTCGTGGTCGATGCTGCGTTTGGCGTTGATGTCGGGGGGGGCATCGGATTGGCGGAGTTCGTCGCCGGTTCGTTGCGTTTCAATGCGGGGGGCGCCGTTCGCATCGCCGAGGACAGCGCGACGCACCTCGCCGACTGGGGCGGTTTGGCGGTCGGCCTGATCCGTCCCGACGCATCGATGAACCGCAGTGTGGCGGCCTCACTCGACCTTAACTCCGCCGGCGCGATCACCGACGCGGCGGACGCCAAAGTCCTGATTGCTGGCGACGCGAAGTTCACCGTCAGCACGATCGCCAGCGTTGCGGGCCCGGCGGCGATTGTGCTTGCCGACGGCGATGCCGCGAACGAGTTGGTGGTCGGTGGGCACGCCAACTTTATCGTGAACCAAGTCCCCGCAGGAAGCCCGAAGGGGATCGACGTTGGCGTCGTCCCCGCGACCGGCGCCCCGGCGGCCGCGTTGTTTACGGCCGGCACGCTCGGCTTTAGCGCGCAGGGGGGCATGGTCCGATTGGCGGAAGACAACGACACCGTGCTCGGCGGCTTGAGCACGGCGCAGGACCTCGAGCTGTTGTCGGCGGGCTTCATCACGGATACGGACAGCGTCACGACGGGCGAAATCGTCGCGGCGACCTCGGTCGAGGTGACGCAGACCGCCAAGCTGAAGGCCGGCCTCAACGGCGAGAACGACGTGACGCTCGGCGCGGGCGCGGCGGCGTTCAGCATGGCCGATGGCGATGGGAACAACCCCCAGCTGTTCAGCGACGCGCAGTACCTGGCGGTGCAGGCGGAGAACGTCTCGATCCACGCCGACTCGGGCGTCAACGTCCGCACGGGCGACGCGCCGCTGTCGAACCTCGACAACTACTCGCAGTTCGCCGGCACGTTCTACCTCGCCGCGACGGGGCACGTTACACAGGTGACGACCGCGGCGCCGAAGGCGCTCGCGGCGGACAAGATCTCGGTCGCGTCGGACAACGGCGCGGTGCTGCTGCGCTTGGTCGAGCTGACCAGCACGGGCACGGACCCGAACTTGCAGATCAAGTCGGGCGGCTCAGTGGCGTTGAGCCAGCCGCTGGTGGGCGGCGGCACAGTGGGCGGTAAGTTCGCCGGCTCTGATATCCCGTCGCCAACGAGCCCGGCCTTCGCGCCGGTGATCGTCGAGGCGGACGACCCGCTGACGGGCGTGCGGCCTGATATGCCCGCGCGCTCTGGCGACGAGGGCTTTGAGGACGTGCTGCTGACGGGCGGTGAGAACGCGCGGCTCTCCGAAGCGGTCCGCCTGCCGAATGGTGATTACGTCGTCGATCACTTGCTCGAGGACGGCGGGCAGACCCGCACGATCGATGACCTCTACACGATGATCGTCGTCGTCAGCGGTGACGCCAACGTCGGCGACGTTCACGATCCGAACACCGACGCGCGGCGCGACGTTGATGCGGCCGAGGCCCGCGGCGTGGCGGTCGAGGACGGCGGCAATGCGTTCCTCGCAACGACGGCTGGCGGCGATCTGTTCTTCACCAACCGCAACCGCGAAGGGGGCGACGAACTCGACGGCATCGCGGTGCAGATGGCGGGCGGCGTCTTCACGGCGATCGCGGCCGGCACGCTGCGGATCGACACCGAGGACCCCGACAACCTCGCCACGGGCCTGCGGACAACGCGGCTCGTGAGCCGGACGGGGACCGTCACGAACGTCAACTCCGATGACCCGAATGGCTTCGGGCCGCGGGCGATCCTCGACCCTTCGACCGAAGAAGGAAACGCCGCGACGAGTGGCCTGGTGCGCGCGGACCAGAACTTCGAGCAACGGATCACGATGGCCCTGGGGTCGCGCGGCGAGGACAACCTGCTCGTGGAAGTCGAGTGGGCCGACACGGCCGACATCCGCCAGTACAGCAACGCCAACGTCCGTCTCGCGCCCGGCCCGAACCTGCCGACCAACACGGTGGGCTCGACGGACGTGCCTGGATCGCGGCCCTATGCGGATGTCGTGCAGACGCCCGTCGAGACGATCGAGGCGAACGTCGCCGACCCCTCCGTCACGGGCTACCAGTACCAGACGCTCGCTGGCGCCAGCCGCGTGGCGACGATCACACAGAACTACGACGAGGCGTTCGTCCCGAACAACCCGGCGCAGAACCGACTGCCGACGACGGTGCGGGTGTTCAACGACGCGGCGATCAACCTCTTCGACCAAGGGGGCGCGCGGAACCTCAACAGCGTGAGCTTCTCGATCGCGCCGCGGATCATCACGCTGCCGCCGCCGGGTTACTTCATCATCTCCGAGCCCGACCTGCCGCAGCAATACGAGCCGGTGAGCGTGACGTTGCCGCGTTCCGAGCCGACGCAAGTGACGCAGCAGACGACGCTCGACGAGGGCCGCGCCGTTTCGGTTTCAACCACCGAGGAAGTGTGGTACGGCCGTGTCGATGAACAGGGGGAGTGGGTCGTCGATATCCCCGGCGAGAAATGGCCGCGGATTCACGAGGACGCCGAGGGCGACTTCCTGCGCGAGATCCGCGACAAGATCGACGAGGGCCCGTACTCGGAGGGCCGGTACGTCATCAAGGTGGTGACGCTACGCAGCGAGCAGCTGTTGGAGGAATGGGTAAAGGGGGACGATGCGGAAGCCGACGACGGAATGGCGACGAAGCCCTCCGCTGTTCCTACAACTGACGGACCTGCTGCCGAAGGGCCTGCCGAGGAAGCCGACTTACCCGCCGAAGAAGCTCGTCCTGCGACGCCCGCGGTGAACGGGCCGGTTGAGACGCCGGCTGTGGTCGCTCCGCAGGGGGCGCCGCTGGGGCTCTTGGAGCTGGAGTCGGCCCCGGTGGACGCACGCCACACGGCGCTGGCGGCGATGGCGGCGGTCGGCGTCTGGCGGCGTCGCCTTAATGACGCTGGACCGTTTACACTAGACGCTGACGGTGTGGCGTTCACCCGTGTGAAGCGGCAACGGCGCCGCCGGGGCGGTGAGTAGGGCCGGGGTCAAACTGTAGGAGGGGTCTCCAGACCCCGATTGCGGTCTCCATTCCGAAACGGCATGGTGCGCGTCATCGGGGTCTGGAGACCCCTCCCACAATTGACTGCCCCTCAGGGCACGCATTGAAGGCAAACAGTCGATGACGGATGTCGACGCATTCTTGGACGACCTCGACCGCCTCGCCACGACGGCGGCGACTGACGATGCTGCGGCGTTCTACCGCCAGTTACTGCCCGCTGCGTCGATGGCGATTGGCGCCGACGCGGCCGAGTATGTCGCGTCCGCGGGCGCCGTGGATCATCGGCCGCAGCGTTGGAACCTGACGGGCCCGCTGGTCGAAGCCGACAGGGTTCAGCGGGTCCGCCTCGACGGCATGCCGCGCGTCGTGCCGGGGCTCGACGGCGAGCCGGTGGTCGCTGTGCCTGTCGAATCGGCGAGCGGCCCGGTGGGCGTGATCGCCTTCCGGCTGGGCGACAGCGCGGCGACGCCCGAGCGCAGCATCGAGCTGGCCGCCGCGGTCGCGGAGATCGCGGGACGTTACGAGTTGCGTTGCGAGTCGGGCCGTGTGCAGAGAGCCCAGACGCGGTTGGCGCGGATCGAGAAGCTGCTGGTGCGGCTCCACTCGAAGCGGGGCCTCCGGCCGATCGCGCACGAGGCGGCGGAGCAGGGGCGTTTGGCGGCCGGATGCGACCGGTTGTCGGTGCTGACGCCGACCGCGGGCGGGTGGCGGATCGTCACGGTGAGCGGCGTCGCACAGGTGAGTCGACGCAGCGACGCGGCCCGCGCGATCGAGCGGATCGCCAACGCGGCGCTGCGTGGCGGCGAGCCGCTTCGCTACCCCAGCGAGGACGGCCGACCGTTGTCGCCTCCGATCGCCGACGAAGTCGATCGCTACTGCGAGGCCTCGGGCGTCCGCGCGTTGCGGGTGCTGCCGTGCGTCGCCCCCGCCGACGGGGATTCACAGGACGACGCGCCGCGGCTGGCGATGCTCGCCGAATGGTTCGACGGGGCGGTCGATAATGAAGGCGACGCGATGCTGGCGGCGCTCGCACGGCACATGGGCGTCGCGGCGATGCGAGACCGCTCGGGTGGTTGGGGCTGGGCGCCGCTGAGCCGCACAGCGACAGCGCTGGCGGTTGTCGGGCTGTTGTTGGCGGCGGTTGTGTTCGCGCTAGTGACGCCGGCGACGTTGTGGCTGCAAGTGGATGGGCGCTTCGAGCCGGTGGACCAGGCGCGTGTCTTCGCGCCGCTCGATGGCGTCGTTCGTGAGGTACTCGTCAAGCAAGCCGACCAAGTGAGCCGGGGGCAGCCGCTGGTGCGGCTCGAATCGCCCGACCTGCAACTGAAGCAGGAAGAGGTCGCCGAGGCGATCGCGGCGACGCAATCGGAGATCGCTTCCCTGGAGACCGAGAAGCTCCGCGCGTCACTCCCCGGCCGCGGCGAGGACCGGGAGGACGCGACGACGATCGCCAGCCGCGCGGCGGCGTTGCGCGAGCGGCTCAGCCATCAGCAGAAGCAGCGGGAGCTGCTCGAGGCGGAGGCGGCGAAGCTCCTCGTCACCAGCCCGATCAAAGGTGATGTCGTCAGCTGGCGACCGGAGGATTACCTCGCCGACCGGCCGGTGCGGCGGGGGCAGCGGCTGCTGGAGGTGGCGGCGGACGGCCACTGGCGGCTAGAGCTAGAGGCGCCCGACCACCGCGTCGGGCCACTGCTGCGGGCCCAAGCGACGGGCGAGCCGCTGCGGGTCGAGTACGTGGTCCGTTCGGACCCCGCCCAGACGCACACGGCCGTGGTGACGGCGATTGCCGACGCCACCCAGACCGACGAGGAGGGGAGTCCGGTTGTGCGGGTCGTAGCGGACCCCGCCGACGCAGCCGTGGCGAATCCTCGCAGTGGGCTGGGGGTCTCGGCTAAGATCGATTGCGGCACCCACTCCCTCGCCTATGTCTGGCTGCATGAAGCGATCGACGCGATCCGCCGCCGCTGGTTCTGAGTTGCTCCTGCTCGGGGCGATGCTGCTGGCGTGGTGTCCCGCGGTAACGCTCGCCGAGACGATCGAGGTCGCGTCGTCGATCCTGACGGTGAGCGAGACAGTCAAAGTTCCAGCGCCCGAGGCCGGCGTGCTGCGCGAGCTCGTCGTGCATGAGGGGATGCGGCTCGAACAAGGCGCGACGATCGGCGAGGTCGACGCGCGCGAGCAGCAGCTGTCGGCCGAAGTGATCGAGCAAGACCTGGCGATCGCGCGGAGCGAGTCGGAGAGCGACGTCCGCGTCCGCCTCGCCGCGAAAGAGAACAAAGTCGCCGAGGCCGAGCTGAAGCGGGCCACGTCGATCAACGCCGAGCTGCCCAACACGGTCTCGACCAAAGAGGTCGAGCGGTTGCGGTTGACGATGGAGAAGTCGGAGCTCGAGATCGAGTTCGCTAATTTCGAACGCGATCTGCTGGCCGCGAAGCTGGGCCGTATCGAGGCCGACCTGCGGCTTGCGCAGCACCAGGTCGAGAAAATGCGGGTCACCTCGCCGATCGGCGGCGTTGTCGCCGAGCTGTTCTGCGAGGCGGGTGAGTGGGTCGATGCGGGCGAGCCGATCGCGCGGCTGGTGCGGGTGGATCAGTTGCGCGTCGAGGGCTTTGTGGGCATCGACGACGCGCTCGCCGGGTTGGTGAACCGTCCCGTCGTTGTCGAGGCCCTGCTGCCCAGCGGCGAGACGATCAAAGCCGAAGGCCGCGTCGTGTTCGTGAGCCCCGAGGCTGAGCCCGTGGACGCCAAGGTGCGGTTCTGGGCCGAAGTCGATAACAGCGCGATGCGGCTGCGGCCGGGCCTGACGGCGCGGGTGATGATCCTCGACGCCGCCGCGGGCGACGCGCCCGTGCAGCCGGCGGCTTACTTCGCGAACTGAAGTGAGCGTGCCGTGAGCCAAGCCAGTTGGTTGACGCGAGGCCGTCTGCGAGCCCGGCGCGATTTGATGCTCAGCGCCAGCGGCGACGCGACGGTGGTCAAAGACCCCTTGTCGCTGGAGTACTTCCGGCTCGGCGACCGTGAAGGCTTCTTGCTCCGCACGCTGCGCGACCCGATGACGGTGGCCGAGCTGACGCGGCGGTTCCAGCGGCAGTTCCCCAACGAGCGCGCGACGGGCGAGCAGGTGCTCGGCTTCTGCGCGTCGCTCTACGACTGCTCGCTGTTGTTGTCGGACGCCGCGACCGAGCCGCGCAAGCCATCGGGCAAAGCGCCTTGGTACGCGACGCTGATGAGCCCGCTGGCGATCCGCTTGCCGGGTGTTGATCCGACGCCGCTGCTCGGCGTGCTGCGGCCGCTTGGGTCGCTGCTGTTCGGCAGGGCGTTCGCCGTGACGCTGCTGGTGGCGACGCTGGTCGTCGGTATGGGGTTGCTTGGCAGGGCCGAGGAACTGACGATTGAACTGCGGCGGATGCTCGATCTGTTCAGCCCGATGCACGCCCTGATGGCGGTGCTGGCCGTGGTTGTGGTGAAGGCGTGGCACGAACTGGGGCACGCGATTGCTTGCCGGCGGATGGGCGCCGAGTGCCACGAAGTGGGCGTGCTGCTGCTGGCGTTCTTGCCGTGCCTGTATTGCGACGTGTCCGACGCCTGGTCGCTGAGTAGCCGCTGGCGACGCGCGACCGTCGCGCTCGGCGGCGTGTACTTCGAGTTGATGCTCGCCGTCGCGGCCGGCGCCGCGTGGCTAGTGCTCGCGCCGGGGCCGCTGCGGGCGCTGAGCCTGTACGTGGTGGTGGTCGCGTCGGTCTCGACGCTGCTCGTGAACCTCAACCCGCTGATGCGTTATGACGGCTACTACCTGCTCGCCGACGCCTGGGGCGTCGCCAACCTGCACGCCCAGAGCCGTGAGGCGTTGTGGGGTCCGCTGCGGCGCTGGGTGCGCGGCGATCGTAGCGAGCCCGAACCGCTCGACGCTTCGCCCGGAGCGTTGGCGGCATATGGGATGGCGTCGATCGTTTACGGCTGGTTCATCTTGGCGTTGATCCTGTGGGGGCTGCACCACGCCCTCTCGGCGGCGGGCTTTCGCGCCGTGGGGGACTTGCTCGTGGCGTTGTCGATGGGTGGTTTGGCGTTGGTTGGCGTGCGCTGGTTTGGCGGACTCGTGCCGCGGACGGCTGGCGGGCGCTCGCCGGGCGGCTTCGTGCGCTTTGGCGTTGTTGCCGCGCTGACGGCGCTGGTGTTCTACGGCGTTGCGTCGTGGCCGATCGATCAGACGCTCTACAGCACGTGCCGTGTTGAGAACGCCGTGTTCGCGGATGTCGTCGCGCGGAGCCCTGGGGTGTTGCGGCCGCAGGTGCGTTACGGCGAAGTGGTCGAGGCGGGCCAACTGATTGCCGAGATCGAAGACACCAGCGCCGACCTCCGGCGACTCGAACTGCTGCAGCGCGAAGCGGAGACCGCTGTCGAGATCGCTGGCCTGCAGACACGTTCGCAACGCGACGCCAAGCTGCTGGCGGAGATCGCTCGGCTGGAGCCGACGCTCGCCGAGGTCCGCCGACAGCTGCGTTCGCACGACGAGCTGACCGAACGCCGCCGCCTGCGGGCGCCGATCGCCGGCCGTGTTGATCCACCGGTCAAGCTCGCCGCCGACAACGCCAGCGAAACCAAGACGGGCGACCTGCCGACTTGGAGCGGCGCGCCGCTTGATCCGCCGAACGGCGGGTGCTGGCTCGACTCGGGCGAAACGGTCTGTCGCGTCGCGGGGGACGGCTTGCGTGTTGTGCTGCTCCTAAGCGAGGACGATAGCGGCCTCGTGCGGGTGGGGGACCCGGTACGAATCGCCCTCGACCGGGCGCCGGCGGCGGTGCTGGCGGGCCGAGTCGAAGGGGTCGCGCTCGCCGCGGCCGACGAGGCGATCGGAGACCAGGAGCGGCTGCTGGAGAAATCGCTGCGGTCGCCGCTGCAGAAGGGCGCCGTGTATCGGGTCAGCGTCGGGCTGCTGGACGCCTCGCCGCCGGAGCTCCAAGCCGGGGCGATCGGCCAGGCGCGGGTGGTGACCGGTCGGGAGACGCTCGGTGGGTGGGCGTACCGCTGGCTCCGCCGGCTGGTGCGGTTCGGTTAGCCCCGCAGCTCGCTAAATGGGCTGGAATAGTGGCTATTCCCGTGAGGGGTTTGCCGCGGATTCGATTAAAATGAGGGGCCTGGATGACGCTGCGCTGGTGTCAAGCCGAGCGAAGCAAGACGCTTCGCCCCCCTCCCGAAGTGGGAGGGGAACGACACGGCTTCCGCACCCAAGAGTTCCGATCCGTTTCCACTCGGCAGACCTCGCCCGAGGACTCCACGATCATGAAGTGTCCGCACTGTAGCGCCGAGATCACGTCGGAGACGCTCAAGGGGACCGGCGACTTGTTCTGCCCTGCGTGTGGCGGGCCGCTCGCCGACTCGCTGGAGTTGGGGGGGCTGTCGAGCTTGGGCGGCGCGCCGGCGGATTCGACAATGCGGCCCGACTCGGGAGAGGGCTCGGGGGTTGGCTCGGGCGCGGGCGGTTCAAGCTTTGCCGCTTCGGGTTTCGCGGACAGCGAGTCGATATCGATCGAGCCGCCGTCGTCGCGGGACGATACGGACGCGACGATGCAGGCGGCGGACGGCGAGCCCTCGCACGACGAGTTCGACAGCCTCGATGAGGACAATGCCGACAACGACAACGACGTGACGATGGCCTTCGGGGAGCGTCAACGCAACGAGGAGGACTCCGAGGACCTGATCCTGCTCGGTGGTGACGACGACGAGAGCGACGCTTTCGATATGGACGGCCGCAGCCCGGGCGAGAGCCTCGACGCGACAGTCGACTTCGGGCGCTTCGCACGCATCGAGTCGGAAGAGTCCGATGTCGATGGCGGCCTGGCGGGCGCCGACATGACGATGGCGTTCGACGGCAAGCCGAACTTGGCGCCACGGCAGATCGTTCCGCCGAGTGACTCGGATAGCGAACCAGAGCCGACGCAGATCCTTGGCGTTCCGCCGATGATCGGGGGCAAGCCCCAGCAGCGTCAGCAACCTAACGACGCCACGATTGCCGCCGACAGTGATAAGGGCGTTTCGGACTCGAGCCTCGGCAAGTCGAGCGATGCGGGCTCTGATGAGGGTTCAGGGCGTGAGGGGGCGGCGCGGGATTCGGCTCAGGGCGACCGCACCGAGTCGCCCAGCACGCACGCCGAGGGTTCGCAGTCGGACCGCGACTCCGCGACGCTGGCGTTCGACTCCGAGCGTCGCAGCGACCGCGTTCCGACGCCCGAGCCGCTCGACATCACCGGGCTGTCGAGCGGCGGCACGATCCCGCGCGGCCCGCTAGAGCGTGGCCAGGGCACGCGGATGCTCAAACCGGGCGAGTCGCAGATCGTTGGCGACGAGTCGGTGCGGCTGCGGGCGTTCGAGCTCGCCGACACCAGCGCGACAGACCCGCTGGTGATCGACTACGCCATCGAGGGCGAGGCGGGCAAGGGCGGCATGGGCGTCGTCTACAAGGCGCGGCAGCAGTCGCTGAACCGGCTCGTCGCGATCAAGCAGATCAAGTCGGAGCTCGGCGCCAGCGTCTCGGACTGCAACAAGTTCATCAGCGAAGCGGTGATCACCGGCCAGCTCGAGCACCCGAACATCGCGCCGGTTCACGACCTGGGCCTGGCGTCGGACGGCCTGCCGTTCTACGCGATGAAGTTCGTCGAGGGGCAGGACTGGGAGGACTCGGTCAAGTCGCTCAGCGAAGAAGAGAACCTGTCGATCCTGATCCAGGTCGCGCAGGCGATCGCGTTCGCGCACTCCAAGAACGTGATCCACCGCGACCTCAAGCCGGGCAACGTGCGCCTCGGGGCGTTCGGCGAGGTGCTGGTGATGGACTGGGGGCTGGCGGCGCGGCTCGAAGAGGGCGCCGAGATCCAGCCCGCGGGCACGCCGATCTACATGCCTCCCGAGACGGCGCTGGAGTACCTCGATTACGCCAAGGGCCGCGTCGTCGGCAAGCGGGTGGAGTCGTCGCGGCGCCGGATCCCCGCCGGCAAGTACTGCGACGTTTACCTGCTGGGCGCGCTGCTCTTCAAGATCGTGACGGGTCGGGCGCCGCACCGCGGCAAGACGACGTTCGAGTGCCTCCGCGCGGCGGCGAAGAACGAGATCGTCAAGGTGAAGCGTTCGAGCGAGCTGCTCGATATCGCGTACAAGGCGATGGCGACCGACCCCGAGAACCGGCATGCGTCGGCGCTCGAGTTCATCGACGCGATCAAGTCCTATCAGGCGCACGCGCAGAGCATCAAGATCGCGAAGCGGGCGTCGCAAGAGCTGCGCGCGGCGGAGACGCTGCTCGAGTCCCCCGGCGCGAGTGCGACCGAGGTCTACGCTTGCTACTCGCGCGCCCAGCACGGTTACCAGAACGCGCTGGAGCTATGGAATGAGAACAACAAGGCCCGCCGGCGGCTGAAGCGGACGCTGCGGAACTTCGCCGAGGCGGCGTACCAGAACGGCGACTACGACCTGGCGCTGTCGCACCTGGACGAGGAGAACGAAGCGGACGCCGAGCTCCGTGGGCAAGTTCTCAAGGACCAGGAATCTCGGCGGTCGCGGCTCGCTTGGTTCAAGACATTGCAGTACGCGACGGCGGCGTCGCTGATGGTGGCGTTGGGGTTTATCGGCTACAGCATCGTCTTGAAGCAGGACGCGATTAGCCTCGCCAACCAGCTGACGACGCAGACCGACCTGCTGGCGAAAACAGTCGAAGAGGCTAAGGCGGCGGAGCTCGTCGCCAGTACGGCAAAGCGAGAGGCCGAGACCGCGAAGAGCGAGGCGATCATCGCGAAAGGGGAAGCGGCAACGGCGATTGACGAAGCCGAGGCGGCGAAAGGGGAGGCGTTGATCGCTAAGCAAGACGCCCAGGCGGCTTTGGAAGAGGCGGCGGTCGCCAAGGACGACGCCAAGCTTGCGAAGGACGAGGCGGTTGTCGCCCAGCGGGAGGCCGCCGAGCAGAGCTACTACGCCGCCCTCGGCAAAATTCGCGCGACGCTCGCCGACGACGGCGCCTACGCCGCGTGGCTGGAGATGCAGAAGGCCGAGGACGCGATCCCGCCCGAGCGGACGCAGGACGTCGAGTGGGTCTCGTTGAAGCGGACCGTTGATTGGCGATCGGAAGCCGAGGAGCTGGTCGCGGCCGGCGCCGAAAAGAAGGAGACGTTCGCGGCGGCTTCGGCCGACGGCGCCGTGTTCGTCACGGCGGCTAACCGCCCGCAAGGCGGCGTCGAACTCGCGGTCTATCGCGACGGCGCGAAAGAGCCCGCGGACCGTTTCGCCGTTCCCGGCGCTGCGGCTGCCGTTGTGGTCGATCCACAAGGGCGGTACGTGGCGCTCGTTGGCGAAGGGCTGCGTCTGGTCGACCTCACCGCGAAGCAGGTGATAGAGGCTGCGGACATCGGCCAAGCGACGAGCGTGGCGTTCCACCCGACCAAGGCGGAGTTGCTCGTCGGCGATAGGGATTCAGTGGTAAGCCGCTGGTCGTTCGTCGATGGCGAATTGACGCGCGTCGTTGAAGACCCGGTCTTCAACGACGGCGCGATCACGGCGGTCGGCTTTTCGCCGGATGGCACGCAGCGGTTTGCCGCTGATGAGAAGGGCCGCGTCGTGTTGTACCGTTCGCGCGACGGCCAGACGCTCGACGAGCGCGAGACGTACTCGCACGAGGCGTCCGAGTCGAGCAACGCCTATGTCACCGCGGCGGCGATGGCCGACGACGCCGACGGCCGGCTGGTCTTTGGTTGCTCGGACGGCACGGTCTACGAGATCGCCGGTTGGTGGCCGCCACAAGAGGCCGGCGTCATCGACGCAATGACCGCACTGCGACGGCCCGACCCAGCGCCACGCATCGACGGCTCGGACTATCTCGACGCCCGGCCGACGCGGCTCCGTGCGCTGCACACGTCGGCAGTGAGCCAGGTCACGTACGCGGACGGGGGCAAGTTGGTGCTCTCCGCGGGCGGCGACACGCTGCTGGTGCAAGGGTCACCGAGCGCGTCGCGGGAAACGGGGTTCAAAGTCGAGCGGCGGTACCACAACGCGCCGATCACGTCGCTTGCCGTTGGGCCCGAGGGCTTCGCCTATAGCGCCGACGAGAAGGGCCGCGTCTTGCGTTGGGAGATCGCGGCGCCGCTCGAGCAGTTGGCCCTCGAGGCGCCCGACAACGCGGCGGTGGCGGCCGTGTCGTTCGACGCCGACGCCGAGCGGCTCGCCGTCGCCGACGCCGCGGGGTTCGTCCACCAGTGGGCCGACGTCACCAAGCCCGATGAACGGACGACGCTGTTCGCGGGGCACGCCGACAATCGTGGCATGCAGGCGTGGCGGTTGGGTGGGGACGACCCGGTCATCCTCACCGTCGCGTCGGAAGAACGCCTCGCCATCGACGCGGAAGGCAACCCACGACGGGTCACCGCCAACCGAGCTTGTGTTTGGGGCGGGGAAGACGGCTTGCTCCGCCGCTCAATCGACCTCGGCGAGCGCCTCGTTGTGGCGTGCGACACGGAACGGCGTGTGCTTTTGGCGGCCTGCTCGGGCCGTCTGCTCGACGCCAGCGACAAGCAGGCGGTGGCGTTGGCCTACGATCTCGACACGCCCGAC from Botrimarina mediterranea encodes:
- a CDS encoding efflux RND transporter periplasmic adaptor subunit, coding for MKRSTRSAAAGSELLLLGAMLLAWCPAVTLAETIEVASSILTVSETVKVPAPEAGVLRELVVHEGMRLEQGATIGEVDAREQQLSAEVIEQDLAIARSESESDVRVRLAAKENKVAEAELKRATSINAELPNTVSTKEVERLRLTMEKSELEIEFANFERDLLAAKLGRIEADLRLAQHQVEKMRVTSPIGGVVAELFCEAGEWVDAGEPIARLVRVDQLRVEGFVGIDDALAGLVNRPVVVEALLPSGETIKAEGRVVFVSPEAEPVDAKVRFWAEVDNSAMRLRPGLTARVMILDAAAGDAPVQPAAYFAN
- a CDS encoding site-2 protease family protein, with protein sequence MLSASGDATVVKDPLSLEYFRLGDREGFLLRTLRDPMTVAELTRRFQRQFPNERATGEQVLGFCASLYDCSLLLSDAATEPRKPSGKAPWYATLMSPLAIRLPGVDPTPLLGVLRPLGSLLFGRAFAVTLLVATLVVGMGLLGRAEELTIELRRMLDLFSPMHALMAVLAVVVVKAWHELGHAIACRRMGAECHEVGVLLLAFLPCLYCDVSDAWSLSSRWRRATVALGGVYFELMLAVAAGAAWLVLAPGPLRALSLYVVVVASVSTLLVNLNPLMRYDGYYLLADAWGVANLHAQSREALWGPLRRWVRGDRSEPEPLDASPGALAAYGMASIVYGWFILALILWGLHHALSAAGFRAVGDLLVALSMGGLALVGVRWFGGLVPRTAGGRSPGGFVRFGVVAALTALVFYGVASWPIDQTLYSTCRVENAVFADVVARSPGVLRPQVRYGEVVEAGQLIAEIEDTSADLRRLELLQREAETAVEIAGLQTRSQRDAKLLAEIARLEPTLAEVRRQLRSHDELTERRRLRAPIAGRVDPPVKLAADNASETKTGDLPTWSGAPLDPPNGGCWLDSGETVCRVAGDGLRVVLLLSEDDSGLVRVGDPVRIALDRAPAAVLAGRVEGVALAAADEAIGDQERLLEKSLRSPLQKGAVYRVSVGLLDASPPELQAGAIGQARVVTGRETLGGWAYRWLRRLVRFG
- a CDS encoding efflux RND transporter periplasmic adaptor subunit, with the protein product MTDVDAFLDDLDRLATTAATDDAAAFYRQLLPAASMAIGADAAEYVASAGAVDHRPQRWNLTGPLVEADRVQRVRLDGMPRVVPGLDGEPVVAVPVESASGPVGVIAFRLGDSAATPERSIELAAAVAEIAGRYELRCESGRVQRAQTRLARIEKLLVRLHSKRGLRPIAHEAAEQGRLAAGCDRLSVLTPTAGGWRIVTVSGVAQVSRRSDAARAIERIANAALRGGEPLRYPSEDGRPLSPPIADEVDRYCEASGVRALRVLPCVAPADGDSQDDAPRLAMLAEWFDGAVDNEGDAMLAALARHMGVAAMRDRSGGWGWAPLSRTATALAVVGLLLAAVVFALVTPATLWLQVDGRFEPVDQARVFAPLDGVVREVLVKQADQVSRGQPLVRLESPDLQLKQEEVAEAIAATQSEIASLETEKLRASLPGRGEDREDATTIASRAAALRERLSHQQKQRELLEAEAAKLLVTSPIKGDVVSWRPEDYLADRPVRRGQRLLEVAADGHWRLELEAPDHRVGPLLRAQATGEPLRVEYVVRSDPAQTHTAVVTAIADATQTDEEGSPVVRVVADPADAAVANPRSGLGVSAKIDCGTHSLAYVWLHEAIDAIRRRWF